In Streptomyces dangxiongensis, one DNA window encodes the following:
- a CDS encoding DUF2637 domain-containing protein, whose translation MYGEHMGLYPEPPVEYPDGYQDNRGRHRASADDFHSHLTPPDSNWDPAEELAFMLRDAIEQQPMIPTARQEDCLAGTGPMPPDETFVDVTAEPLPMRSAPRGHRKVRVRQRPNKIRIATRFIAALVTAIASAVSIFGGLIAYDPLRLVAVSRMQSSAVSWWPLLVFGPWLVASLSILRAALHQRRALHSWSMLLVFSAIAMALCIAQAPRNVIGIAAAALPCFASLACFQQVVRQITLTRPPRRTLPRHRLGLAGARAAEAPDGRLPPGGTSSAYGDLARDHQRLGEPRAFGRTGDIL comes from the coding sequence ATGTACGGTGAGCATATGGGACTTTATCCGGAGCCCCCCGTCGAATATCCCGACGGATATCAAGACAACCGGGGACGGCATCGGGCGTCCGCCGACGATTTTCACTCGCACCTTACTCCTCCTGATTCGAACTGGGACCCCGCGGAAGAGCTGGCCTTCATGCTGCGGGACGCCATCGAGCAGCAGCCGATGATCCCGACGGCCCGTCAGGAGGACTGTCTCGCCGGTACGGGTCCGATGCCCCCTGACGAAACGTTCGTGGACGTCACGGCGGAACCGCTGCCGATGAGATCCGCTCCCCGGGGCCACCGGAAGGTACGGGTACGGCAGCGCCCGAACAAGATCCGGATCGCCACCCGCTTCATCGCCGCACTGGTGACGGCCATCGCGTCTGCCGTGAGTATCTTCGGCGGCCTGATCGCCTACGATCCGCTGCGGTTGGTGGCAGTGTCGCGGATGCAGAGCAGTGCGGTCTCCTGGTGGCCTCTTCTGGTGTTCGGTCCCTGGCTGGTGGCGTCGCTGTCCATTCTCCGGGCAGCGCTGCATCAGCGTCGGGCCTTGCATTCCTGGTCCATGCTCCTCGTCTTCTCGGCCATCGCCATGGCGCTGTGCATCGCGCAAGCCCCGAGAAACGTCATCGGCATCGCGGCCGCCGCCCTGCCGTGTTTCGCCTCGCTGGCCTGCTTCCAGCAGGTGGTGCGGCAGATCACCCTGACGAGGCCGCCCCGGCGGACGCTGCCCCGGCACCGGCTGGGGCTTGCCGGGGCGCGTGCCGCGGAGGCGCCGGACGGACGACTGCCGCCGGGCGGTACGTCGTCGGCATACGGTGACCTCGCCAGGGACCATCAGCGCCTCGGCGAGCCCCGCGCCTTCGGGCGGACCGGCGACATCCTGTGA
- a CDS encoding YihY/virulence factor BrkB family protein — protein sequence MDDEDGHTARWWAALRRTPVVVWNDDVTDWAAALTYYAVLALFPLLLVILSILGLTMPTAKPEVIDRVTQAAPYASRALLRGALRQMAEQSSAAWTLIFVGGTGALWSGCSYLSVFRRALYAMHRIDADRPVWRTAPRIVATALVLISLLATSTLALLLTGSLARRLGRALSPGTGPQTAWDTLRWPVVAAVAVALVLVLYRAGPASSRPVRSMAPGGALAVVLLLAVSLGFAVYTSYVSTYDRLYGSLAGVVVFLVWLWLSNLSLLIGAQFNAELAKPVHGERAGLAVPAADRA from the coding sequence ATGGATGATGAGGACGGTCACACGGCTCGGTGGTGGGCGGCACTGCGACGGACGCCGGTGGTCGTCTGGAACGACGACGTCACGGACTGGGCCGCCGCGCTGACCTATTACGCGGTGCTGGCCCTGTTCCCGTTGCTGCTGGTGATCCTCTCGATCCTGGGTCTGACCATGCCCACGGCCAAGCCGGAGGTCATCGACCGCGTGACACAGGCCGCCCCGTACGCGTCCCGCGCTCTGCTGCGCGGCGCCCTGCGGCAGATGGCCGAACAGTCGTCGGCGGCCTGGACGCTGATTTTCGTCGGCGGAACGGGGGCCCTGTGGTCGGGGTGCAGCTATCTGAGCGTCTTCCGCCGGGCGTTGTACGCGATGCACCGGATCGACGCGGACCGGCCGGTCTGGCGCACCGCTCCGCGCATCGTCGCCACGGCCCTCGTCCTGATCTCCCTGCTCGCCACGTCGACCCTCGCGTTGTTGCTCACCGGCAGCCTGGCCCGGCGTCTGGGCAGGGCGCTGAGTCCGGGGACCGGGCCGCAGACCGCCTGGGACACGCTGCGGTGGCCGGTCGTGGCCGCGGTCGCCGTAGCCCTGGTGCTCGTCCTCTACCGCGCGGGCCCGGCGTCCTCCCGCCCCGTCAGGAGCATGGCGCCCGGCGGCGCGTTGGCGGTGGTGCTCCTGCTGGCCGTCTCCCTCGGATTCGCCGTCTACACCTCGTACGTCAGCACCTACGACCGTCTGTACGGTTCACTGGCAGGCGTCGTGGTCTTCCTGGTCTGGCTGTGGCTGTCCAACCTGTCGCTTCTGATCGGTGCCCAGTTCAACGCGGAGCTGGCGAAGCCCGTGCACGGCGAACGGGCCGGTCTTGCGGTACCTGCGGCCGACCGCGCGTAA
- a CDS encoding helix-turn-helix domain-containing protein — translation MTADDSFGRLDDDYPAYTMGRAAEMLGTTQGFLRAIGEARLITPLRSAGGHRRYSRYQLRIAARARELVDHGTPVEAACRIIILEDQLQEARRINAEHRRATESAS, via the coding sequence ATGACAGCGGACGACTCGTTCGGCCGTCTCGACGACGACTACCCCGCCTACACCATGGGCCGGGCCGCCGAGATGCTCGGCACCACCCAGGGCTTCCTCCGCGCCATCGGCGAAGCCCGCCTGATCACCCCGCTGCGCTCCGCGGGCGGCCACCGTCGCTACTCCCGCTACCAGCTACGCATCGCCGCCCGCGCCCGGGAACTCGTCGACCACGGGACCCCCGTCGAGGCCGCCTGCCGGATCATCATCCTCGAGGACCAGCTTCAGGAAGCCCGGCGCATCAACGCCGAACACCGCCGCGCCACCGAATCAGCTTCGTGA
- the coaD gene encoding pantetheine-phosphate adenylyltransferase, with the protein MDWLPWHFTAEGGRLLLFPIMRALFPGSFDPVTQGHEDVLRRAALLFDEVVVCVMFNANKTGRFPITERLDRLRAAATDLSNVTVDSHTGGLLVDYCRRGGIDVVIRGVRGVTDLDYEMPMARMNHELAGVETFFIAADPALAHISSTLVTAMSQQDRAPE; encoded by the coding sequence GTGGATTGGCTGCCCTGGCACTTCACTGCCGAGGGCGGCCGCTTGTTACTCTTTCCGATCATGCGAGCCCTCTTCCCAGGATCCTTCGACCCGGTCACTCAAGGGCACGAGGACGTACTCCGGCGCGCTGCCCTCCTGTTCGACGAGGTCGTCGTGTGCGTGATGTTCAATGCCAACAAGACCGGCCGCTTCCCCATCACGGAACGGCTGGACCGGCTCCGCGCGGCAGCAACTGACTTGAGCAACGTCACGGTCGACTCCCACACCGGCGGCCTGCTGGTCGACTACTGCCGCCGAGGCGGAATCGACGTCGTCATCCGCGGAGTCCGCGGCGTTACCGACCTGGACTACGAAATGCCGATGGCCCGCATGAACCACGAACTGGCCGGAGTCGAAACGTTCTTCATCGCTGCGGACCCCGCCCTGGCCCACATCTCCTCCACCCTCGTCACCGCGATGAGTCAACAGGACCGTGCCCCCGAATGA
- a CDS encoding TetR/AcrR family transcriptional regulator — protein sequence MARPGGRSARVQESVHAAVRELVGEVGRDALTVPMVATRAGVTPSTIYRRWGDLQELLSDVAVERLRPETDPADLGSLRADLDAWAEQFLDEMASPPGRAYIRDALLGDPDGANAGQCSAYAAEQIDAVLARAVQRGEPVPETELLIDRVVAPIMYRILFRPGRLDAAYARELVTNAVYALQIEAGARPTQAAAPRRSKKPDS from the coding sequence ATGGCCCGCCCCGGCGGGCGCAGCGCACGCGTACAGGAGTCCGTCCATGCGGCGGTACGTGAACTCGTGGGGGAGGTGGGCCGCGACGCGCTCACAGTCCCGATGGTGGCCACTCGGGCGGGCGTGACCCCCTCCACGATCTACCGTCGTTGGGGCGACCTGCAGGAACTCCTGTCCGACGTGGCCGTCGAACGACTGCGCCCGGAAACGGATCCGGCCGATCTCGGAAGCCTGCGGGCCGATCTCGACGCGTGGGCGGAACAGTTCCTCGACGAGATGGCCTCGCCGCCCGGGCGTGCCTACATCCGGGACGCCCTGCTCGGCGACCCCGACGGCGCCAATGCCGGTCAGTGTTCGGCGTATGCCGCAGAGCAGATCGACGCCGTGTTGGCCCGTGCGGTGCAGCGGGGGGAGCCGGTGCCCGAGACGGAACTGCTGATCGACCGTGTCGTGGCGCCGATCATGTACCGCATCCTCTTCCGCCCTGGCCGACTGGACGCCGCATACGCGCGTGAGCTCGTGACGAACGCCGTGTACGCCCTGCAGATCGAGGCCGGTGCTCGCCCCACCCAGGCCGCCGCCCCGCGGCGCTCGAAGAAACCCGACAGCTGA
- a CDS encoding amidase, with protein MQPFELSLTEASRAVRARELSPVELTESVLARIAAVEGRLGAYVTVAADAALAAAVRAEREISGSGPRGPLHGIPMALKDLIDAEGIPTTASSHVRAGHVAERDSRVAERLGAAGAVLLGKTHTHEFAYGLTTPQTNNAWDHSRVAGGSSGGSAVAVAAGGATFAMGTDTGGSIRVPAALNGVVGLKPTYGLVPRTGVTSLSWSLDHVGPLTRTVQDVALVLSATAGHDPRDPASVSGPMLDRFPGGDLRGLKVGVPRNHYFDRVTPEVEESVRGAIERLAELGAELVDVEIPMARYIQAVQWGLMVPEATAYHERSLRATPDLYAADVRILLEAGELTSAGDYLRAQRARTMMRDAWARMFDGIDVLAAPTVPMTAVEAGQEAVEWADGTTEAVSDSYVRLCAPANITGVPALTLPVGHDRAGLPIGMQLMARPFHDATVVGVGRVYEESVAGAGRLAPLAA; from the coding sequence ATGCAACCGTTTGAGCTGTCGCTGACCGAAGCCTCCCGTGCGGTGCGCGCACGGGAGCTGTCCCCCGTCGAACTCACCGAATCGGTGCTCGCCCGTATTGCCGCCGTCGAAGGACGGCTGGGCGCCTACGTCACCGTCGCCGCCGACGCGGCCCTGGCCGCAGCGGTCCGCGCCGAACGGGAGATCTCCGGAAGCGGACCGCGCGGGCCGCTGCACGGGATCCCCATGGCGCTCAAGGATCTGATCGACGCAGAGGGGATACCCACCACGGCTAGCTCGCACGTCCGGGCAGGGCACGTGGCGGAACGCGACAGCCGGGTGGCCGAACGGCTCGGCGCCGCCGGGGCCGTCCTCCTGGGCAAGACGCACACGCACGAGTTCGCCTACGGCCTGACCACTCCGCAGACGAACAACGCCTGGGACCACAGCCGGGTTGCGGGCGGGTCGAGCGGCGGCTCGGCGGTAGCTGTCGCCGCCGGCGGGGCGACGTTCGCCATGGGCACGGACACGGGCGGTTCCATCCGGGTCCCCGCGGCCCTGAACGGCGTCGTGGGCCTCAAGCCGACCTACGGCCTGGTCCCACGCACAGGCGTGACCTCGCTGTCCTGGTCCCTGGACCACGTGGGCCCTCTCACCCGCACCGTCCAGGACGTCGCGCTGGTGCTGTCGGCGACCGCCGGCCACGACCCGCGCGACCCGGCGAGCGTGTCCGGCCCGATGCTGGACCGCTTCCCGGGAGGCGACCTGCGAGGACTGAAGGTCGGCGTACCGCGGAACCACTACTTCGACCGGGTCACGCCCGAGGTCGAGGAGTCCGTACGCGGCGCGATCGAGCGGCTGGCGGAGCTGGGGGCGGAGCTCGTCGACGTCGAGATCCCGATGGCGCGTTACATCCAGGCCGTTCAGTGGGGGCTGATGGTTCCCGAGGCCACCGCCTACCACGAGCGGTCGCTGCGGGCTACCCCCGACCTGTACGCGGCGGACGTTCGCATCCTGCTGGAGGCCGGCGAACTCACCTCTGCGGGCGACTACCTCCGCGCCCAGCGGGCCCGCACCATGATGCGAGACGCCTGGGCTCGCATGTTCGACGGAATCGACGTCCTCGCCGCGCCGACGGTGCCGATGACCGCCGTCGAGGCGGGGCAGGAAGCAGTCGAGTGGGCTGATGGCACGACCGAGGCCGTGTCGGACAGCTACGTCCGCCTCTGTGCCCCGGCCAACATCACCGGCGTCCCGGCCCTCACCCTGCCGGTCGGTCACGACCGCGCCGGACTGCCGATCGGTATGCAGCTGATGGCGCGCCCCTTCCACGACGCGACGGTGGTCGGTGTGGGCCGGGTCTACGAGGAGTCGGTGGCCGGCGCGGGGCGGCTTGCTCCCCTCGCTGCCTGA
- a CDS encoding MFS transporter, protein MQSVPAGLAPPRTSPSGRLPFALHTSILIALLAASSAPTPLYPHYQAQWQLSSLDITVVFSAYALALLIALLTTGTLSDHVGRRPVLLGALAVQVASMALFATAGGLTTLIGARVLQGIATGAATSAAGAALLDLEDPARPGRPALANSIAPVTGMAAGVLAATLMVRLAPVPTITVYAALIAVFAAQAIALVSTSETVRRRPGALRSTRPRLALPSAAAHALLLNGAGVVAVWALGGFYSSLGPGFTRLISPDGPEYAGGLVFFTLTAVAAPTVYFTRRMRADVSALLGSCAVIPAALLTLGALYLTDPVLLFTGAALAGFGFGAVSQGALRAVVDSVPAREKGGTLASYYVLSYLAMSLPAIGAGALTAGFGLRAAALAHAGCVAVLATVAVATLTAPLRSRRRTPSADAHSRPATSNHTSVSPDTPAPDISVLATHNR, encoded by the coding sequence ATGCAGAGCGTCCCCGCGGGCCTCGCGCCTCCCCGCACCTCCCCATCCGGACGCCTGCCGTTCGCATTGCACACCTCGATCCTGATCGCGCTGCTCGCCGCATCCAGCGCGCCGACCCCGCTGTACCCCCACTACCAGGCTCAGTGGCAGTTGTCGTCCCTCGACATCACCGTGGTCTTCAGCGCCTACGCTCTGGCGCTCCTGATCGCACTGCTGACGACCGGAACCCTTTCCGACCATGTCGGACGCCGCCCCGTGCTCCTGGGCGCGCTCGCGGTCCAGGTCGCCTCCATGGCACTGTTCGCGACGGCCGGCGGCCTGACCACCCTGATCGGCGCCCGCGTGCTGCAGGGCATCGCGACCGGCGCGGCGACCAGCGCAGCAGGTGCGGCTCTCCTCGACCTGGAAGATCCCGCCCGGCCGGGTCGCCCCGCTCTGGCCAACAGCATCGCGCCGGTGACGGGCATGGCGGCCGGCGTCCTGGCAGCCACCCTCATGGTGCGCCTCGCCCCCGTTCCGACGATCACGGTGTACGCGGCCCTGATCGCCGTGTTCGCCGCGCAGGCCATCGCCCTTGTCTCGACGTCCGAGACCGTCCGCCGCCGTCCCGGAGCACTGCGCTCGACGCGGCCCCGCCTGGCGCTGCCGTCGGCGGCCGCCCACGCTCTCCTGCTCAACGGCGCCGGCGTCGTCGCCGTCTGGGCACTCGGCGGCTTCTACTCGTCCCTGGGGCCGGGCTTCACACGGCTCATCTCCCCCGACGGACCCGAATACGCCGGCGGCCTGGTCTTCTTCACGCTGACGGCCGTCGCCGCCCCGACGGTGTACTTCACGCGCAGGATGCGTGCCGACGTCTCCGCTCTTCTTGGGAGCTGCGCGGTGATTCCGGCGGCCCTCCTGACCCTGGGTGCCCTCTATCTCACCGACCCCGTACTTCTCTTCACCGGGGCGGCGCTGGCCGGGTTCGGCTTCGGAGCTGTCTCCCAGGGTGCGCTGCGCGCGGTCGTCGACTCGGTACCGGCCCGGGAGAAGGGCGGCACGCTCGCCTCCTATTACGTACTCAGCTACTTGGCGATGAGTCTGCCCGCCATCGGCGCCGGCGCCCTCACCGCCGGCTTCGGACTGCGTGCGGCAGCACTGGCCCATGCCGGCTGCGTGGCCGTACTGGCGACCGTCGCAGTCGCGACGCTGACCGCGCCGCTGCGCAGTCGGCGCCGGACACCGTCTGCGGACGCCCACTCCCGCCCGGCAACGAGCAACCACACATCCGTCTCACCGGACACACCCGCCCCAGACATCTCCGTCCTCGCGACCCATAACAGGTAA
- a CDS encoding MBL fold metallo-hydrolase, with product MFTSSQTTKSTTPPASSWTVGNHTVRRIDEVALPARTGPWLLPGATTDLVSRTPWLSPEFADEQGVLRLASHSFAVEVDGMRVLVDTGIGNGKRRSNPAWHNLNSDYEARLRAAGFAPENVDVVVLTHLHADHVGWNTRAEGDAWVPTFPNARYLISRTEWDYWAGVDMEEARRQMFRDSVHPVREAGLFDLIDVADEGTDVAPGIRLLPTPGHTPGQVAVELSSRGETALVTGDSIHHPVQIAHPELCSCVDVAPELAARTRNQVLGSLAGTSTLLLGSHFPPPTAGHVRHEDGGYRLAPAPSGVTPIGG from the coding sequence GTGTTCACCTCATCGCAAACGACCAAGTCCACTACTCCCCCCGCCTCTTCCTGGACGGTGGGCAACCACACCGTACGACGCATCGACGAAGTGGCCCTGCCCGCCCGGACCGGTCCGTGGCTGCTGCCCGGGGCAACCACCGACCTCGTGAGCCGGACTCCCTGGCTGAGCCCCGAATTCGCCGACGAACAAGGCGTTCTGCGCCTGGCGAGTCACAGCTTCGCCGTCGAGGTGGACGGCATGCGGGTGCTGGTGGACACCGGCATCGGAAACGGGAAGCGGCGCTCCAACCCCGCCTGGCACAACCTGAACAGCGACTACGAAGCACGGCTACGGGCGGCGGGCTTCGCGCCGGAGAACGTTGACGTCGTGGTCCTGACCCACCTCCACGCCGACCACGTGGGGTGGAACACGCGTGCCGAGGGCGACGCCTGGGTGCCCACCTTCCCGAACGCGCGCTATCTCATCTCACGCACCGAGTGGGACTACTGGGCGGGTGTCGACATGGAGGAGGCGCGTCGACAGATGTTCCGGGACTCGGTCCATCCCGTCCGGGAAGCAGGTCTGTTCGACCTCATCGATGTCGCGGACGAGGGCACGGACGTCGCGCCGGGCATCCGTCTGCTGCCCACCCCCGGCCACACACCGGGGCAGGTAGCGGTGGAACTGAGCAGCCGTGGCGAGACCGCACTGGTCACCGGCGACAGCATCCACCACCCGGTCCAAATAGCGCATCCGGAGCTCTGTAGCTGTGTGGACGTCGCTCCCGAACTCGCGGCCAGGACCCGGAACCAGGTGCTCGGCTCACTGGCCGGTACGTCAACTCTCCTGCTGGGAAGCCACTTCCCGCCGCCGACCGCCGGACACGTGCGACACGAGGACGGCGGGTACCGACTGGCCCCGGCCCCCTCAGGGGTCACGCCCATCGGCGGCTGA
- a CDS encoding TIGR04141 family sporadically distributed protein: protein MAPSTSLRTLYRLVDVVPNRDGMRAALDHEQLASLDAEFHDAHHERLPVPWLFLSAGIEKEKAAWCDEIARTTGCDVSERVRRTAALLMLAVDGEVYAIGYDQGYRLIPDRLKDRRFGLRYAARQVDPLQVRGLIAHTMGEARTDIALVPGGTSVTRFGVREHQQFVTSLRGVLQSNGLTRAQSGRGVTVSVEGGAGLRLPLGIEPADLVADIREIARVCRYDSPDPALEFVEHITPVKDTATLALLEQELEAALGDPADGRITLGVPGDHWTYYQAAGAVQLRIDGCGVTMGDAFELDHVLDRLRTRPAGGRLAALRRSTVTLYCHQRAAHEDRLVATPLLRWIEAGISLGERRFLLMDCEWYEIGARYLAAIKDTVTRLINRPPSVELPAWEPGEKEDLYNESIARMGDGYVCLDRKNVGNPLKAANEVEICDVLTPDNTLVLVKRAHRSGPLSHLFSQGLVAVQMLKESAEVRAQFARKVFEQSRGRRIMPLDFVPRRLVFGILLKDGTEELTPETLFPFSQVTLVETAKTLRSWGVEVEVVGIRAAPSQTPRAA, encoded by the coding sequence ATGGCTCCCAGCACGTCCCTTCGCACCCTCTACCGTCTCGTCGACGTCGTCCCGAACCGGGACGGCATGCGCGCGGCCCTCGACCACGAGCAGCTTGCGTCGCTCGACGCCGAGTTCCACGATGCCCACCACGAAAGGCTCCCGGTGCCCTGGCTGTTCCTCAGCGCTGGAATCGAAAAGGAGAAGGCGGCCTGGTGCGACGAGATCGCCCGCACCACCGGATGCGACGTTTCCGAGCGTGTCCGGAGGACGGCCGCACTGCTCATGCTCGCCGTCGACGGGGAGGTGTACGCCATCGGGTACGACCAGGGGTACCGCCTGATCCCGGACCGCCTGAAGGACCGGCGTTTCGGGCTCCGCTACGCCGCACGCCAGGTCGACCCGCTGCAGGTGAGGGGCCTCATCGCGCACACCATGGGCGAGGCCAGGACCGACATCGCCCTCGTGCCTGGCGGGACGTCCGTCACGCGCTTCGGCGTGCGCGAGCACCAGCAGTTCGTCACCAGCCTGCGTGGCGTCCTCCAGTCCAACGGTCTTACGCGTGCCCAGAGCGGCAGAGGCGTCACCGTCAGCGTGGAAGGGGGTGCCGGACTCCGGCTTCCGCTCGGGATCGAGCCGGCCGACCTGGTCGCGGACATCCGGGAGATCGCGCGGGTGTGCCGTTACGACTCCCCCGATCCCGCGCTGGAATTCGTCGAGCACATCACGCCGGTCAAGGACACGGCAACGCTGGCCCTCCTTGAGCAGGAGCTCGAGGCTGCGTTGGGCGATCCCGCCGACGGACGGATCACCCTGGGGGTCCCCGGGGACCACTGGACGTACTACCAGGCTGCTGGCGCCGTCCAGCTGAGGATCGACGGCTGCGGTGTCACCATGGGGGACGCCTTCGAGCTCGACCATGTGCTGGACCGGCTGCGCACACGCCCGGCAGGCGGGCGCCTGGCCGCGCTTCGGCGCAGCACCGTCACCCTCTACTGTCACCAGCGGGCCGCTCACGAGGACCGGCTCGTCGCCACACCCCTGCTGCGGTGGATCGAGGCCGGTATCTCCCTCGGGGAACGACGCTTCCTCCTGATGGACTGCGAGTGGTACGAGATCGGGGCGCGGTACCTCGCCGCGATCAAGGACACCGTGACACGGTTGATCAACCGTCCTCCGTCGGTGGAGCTGCCTGCCTGGGAACCGGGCGAGAAGGAGGACCTGTACAACGAGTCGATCGCCCGGATGGGGGACGGCTACGTCTGCCTCGACCGCAAGAACGTAGGCAACCCGCTCAAAGCTGCCAATGAGGTGGAGATCTGCGATGTCCTCACACCTGACAACACGCTGGTCCTGGTGAAGCGCGCCCACCGGTCTGGTCCGCTCAGCCACCTTTTCAGTCAGGGGCTGGTGGCTGTTCAGATGCTCAAGGAGTCGGCCGAGGTGCGCGCGCAGTTCGCCCGCAAGGTTTTCGAGCAGAGCAGGGGGAGGCGCATCATGCCCCTCGACTTCGTCCCCCGGCGTCTCGTGTTCGGCATTCTCTTGAAGGATGGTACGGAGGAGTTGACCCCGGAGACGCTGTTTCCCTTCTCCCAGGTGACGCTTGTCGAGACGGCGAAGACACTGCGGTCGTGGGGAGTGGAAGTGGAGGTCGTCGGCATCCGGGCAGCCCCTTCGCAGACTCCCCGGGCTGCATAG